One Novipirellula caenicola genomic window carries:
- a CDS encoding Gfo/Idh/MocA family oxidoreductase, with protein sequence MIGSTAALTASTLLTQAKTHAADEKTTVNFALVGLGSLSTNQIAPALQKTKHAKLAGIVTGTPEKEKIWADKYSIKSENIYNYENFDKIAANKDIDVVYIVLPNGMHKEFTVRGANAGKHVLCEKPMANSSEDCRAMIEACKKNDRKLAVGYRCQFEPHHLYCRDTVQSGKYGPLHAIEAGFGFKIGDPNQWRLKADLAGGGALMDVGIYALQACRFLTGEEPVAVTAQETKMDPKKFAEVDETITWTMTMPSGVNCYCSTSYAFNGINRFNAYGESGWLGLDPAYSYKGIKGQSKDGPIQFDQIDQFAAEMDAFAQCILEDRQSKVPGEEGLRDLLAIEAIYASIKTGQRTKVQEA encoded by the coding sequence ATGATCGGATCCACTGCAGCACTCACCGCGTCGACGCTGCTCACCCAAGCAAAGACGCATGCCGCCGACGAAAAAACGACCGTCAATTTTGCTTTGGTCGGACTGGGCAGTTTGAGCACCAACCAAATTGCTCCGGCGCTGCAGAAGACCAAGCATGCGAAACTTGCGGGGATCGTCACAGGCACACCGGAGAAAGAAAAAATCTGGGCCGACAAGTACTCGATCAAGTCCGAGAACATCTACAACTACGAAAACTTTGACAAGATCGCGGCCAACAAAGACATCGATGTTGTTTACATCGTGTTGCCGAACGGGATGCACAAAGAGTTCACGGTGCGAGGTGCGAACGCGGGCAAGCACGTACTGTGTGAAAAACCGATGGCCAACAGCAGCGAAGATTGCCGAGCAATGATCGAGGCATGCAAGAAAAACGATCGAAAACTTGCGGTCGGCTATCGCTGTCAATTCGAGCCCCATCACTTGTACTGTCGTGACACCGTTCAATCCGGAAAGTACGGACCGCTACACGCGATCGAAGCGGGATTTGGATTCAAGATTGGTGATCCCAACCAGTGGCGATTAAAAGCGGATTTGGCCGGCGGGGGCGCGTTGATGGACGTCGGGATCTATGCACTGCAAGCGTGCCGCTTTTTAACCGGCGAAGAACCGGTCGCGGTGACGGCACAAGAAACCAAAATGGACCCCAAAAAATTTGCCGAGGTCGACGAAACGATCACATGGACGATGACCATGCCCAGCGGTGTGAATTGTTACTGCAGCACATCGTACGCATTTAACGGCATCAATCGCTTCAACGCTTATGGCGAATCAGGTTGGTTAGGACTCGATCCAGCCTACAGCTACAAAGGGATCAAGGGCCAAAGCAAAGATGGTCCGATCCAGTTTGACCAAATTGACCAGTTCGCGGCCGAGATGGACGCGTTCGCGCAGTGCATCCTCGAAGATCGCCAAAGCAAGGTGCCGGGCGAAGAAGGGCTGCGAGACTTGTTGGCGATCGAAGCGATTTATGCAAGCATCAAAACAGGCCAACGCACCAAGGTGCAAGAAGCGTAA
- a CDS encoding sensor histidine kinase, giving the protein MLPQIELFCIGFAAVVDTVLLLIVLERINRPLTAIWLKWALAGATLWHIGAFLHTLLRDTTGTTATAVDAMCMTTMALGMLLLNCSILHAGLRINHTGGEARPRLNRRYIAVYLPVLLILPIATGIVHSGTRDFIESTRPYHMPFLIWLTAANLTASWMFIKNRSRLEQVARGASSFLVKFSVGLITVTGLVGVYLLVAQKTRFEPPFRLLTNLSPLAPTLVFAWYLVRRRLLPMVFERTLVYGAILLAIFYLHRLTISPMMSSISREFHFDFVVLETLIVVALVLAYQPLRSRFREGLRYFVGLDVVKVRDAARQLSVELSRRADDEIESLSDWFTERILQTFNLRFAKLCFIEKTSSSDHDEPKPMHEANSIIKVANEQTRDIICERLAVEEVLTLCGKIDDCPDRWIECSGDHESDVCDWMRDADLTAVFRVHYRDVDGYLMLGSLRTGELLSDEQLSTISLLVDQFAATIQNRILEQARQSAERRAVQQEKLSTLGLMAGSLAHELKNPLSSIRTIATLLKEDLAPQSGSQRDIDLIVSEIDRLTSTTQRLLDFSKPSDSQHVGVKPDVVIERLLSILGHLARQHGVALSTDLQLGTARIESTDAGFSEIMFNLIKNAIEAVRGMPDGEVRITTRLGSGDTPTDADSSPPTPDFARIEVADNGPGIDREVQSHLFEPFVTGKTDGTGLGLYLVGQRVKELSGKIAHESDSTGSTFIVQLPLATTENDLAIPQADLT; this is encoded by the coding sequence ATGTTGCCTCAAATCGAGCTGTTTTGTATCGGATTTGCGGCGGTCGTGGACACCGTATTGCTGTTGATCGTATTGGAGCGGATCAACCGACCGCTGACGGCGATCTGGCTGAAATGGGCGTTGGCCGGAGCGACGTTGTGGCATATCGGTGCGTTTCTACATACGTTGCTGCGGGACACGACGGGCACCACGGCAACGGCCGTCGATGCGATGTGCATGACCACGATGGCGCTGGGGATGCTGCTACTGAATTGCAGCATCTTGCACGCTGGACTAAGGATCAATCATACCGGAGGCGAGGCTCGGCCGCGTCTGAATCGCCGTTACATCGCAGTCTACTTGCCCGTGTTGTTGATCCTCCCGATTGCGACCGGGATCGTGCACAGTGGAACGCGTGATTTCATTGAATCGACGCGTCCTTATCACATGCCGTTTCTAATTTGGTTGACCGCAGCCAATTTGACGGCGTCATGGATGTTCATCAAAAACCGCAGTCGGCTTGAACAAGTCGCTCGCGGGGCCAGTTCATTTTTGGTCAAGTTCTCGGTCGGATTGATCACGGTCACAGGTTTGGTCGGCGTCTATCTGCTGGTCGCTCAGAAAACACGTTTCGAGCCTCCGTTCCGCTTGTTAACGAATCTGTCACCACTGGCACCCACGTTGGTTTTTGCATGGTACCTAGTGCGACGACGCTTGCTGCCAATGGTGTTCGAGCGGACGCTTGTTTACGGCGCGATTCTGCTGGCGATCTTTTATCTCCATCGTTTGACGATCTCGCCAATGATGAGTTCGATCAGCCGCGAGTTTCACTTCGATTTCGTCGTGCTCGAAACGCTGATCGTGGTCGCGCTTGTATTGGCGTATCAACCGCTGAGAAGTCGATTTCGCGAAGGGCTGCGGTACTTTGTCGGACTGGATGTGGTCAAAGTCCGTGACGCTGCCCGTCAATTGTCGGTCGAACTGTCACGACGCGCCGACGACGAGATCGAATCGTTGTCCGATTGGTTTACCGAACGAATCTTGCAGACATTTAATTTACGATTCGCAAAGTTGTGTTTTATCGAGAAGACGTCTTCGTCCGACCACGACGAACCGAAACCGATGCACGAAGCCAACTCGATCATCAAGGTCGCGAACGAGCAAACACGTGACATCATTTGCGAGCGACTTGCCGTCGAGGAAGTGCTGACGCTGTGTGGCAAGATTGACGATTGCCCCGACCGCTGGATCGAATGCTCCGGAGACCATGAATCCGATGTTTGCGATTGGATGCGTGACGCCGATTTGACAGCCGTGTTCCGAGTCCACTATCGCGATGTCGACGGTTATTTGATGCTCGGGTCGCTACGCACCGGCGAACTGCTGTCGGACGAACAACTCAGTACGATTTCACTATTAGTGGATCAATTTGCCGCGACCATCCAAAATCGGATCCTCGAACAAGCTCGTCAATCGGCCGAACGGCGGGCGGTGCAACAAGAGAAATTGTCGACGCTGGGATTGATGGCAGGTTCGCTGGCTCACGAATTAAAAAACCCACTCTCTTCGATTCGCACGATCGCAACGCTATTGAAAGAAGACTTGGCCCCGCAAAGCGGTTCCCAACGCGACATTGATCTGATTGTCTCGGAAATTGACCGGCTGACCTCGACGACGCAGCGGTTGCTTGATTTTTCCAAGCCGAGCGATTCACAGCATGTCGGAGTGAAACCGGACGTGGTGATCGAGCGGTTGCTGTCGATTCTCGGGCATTTGGCTCGGCAACATGGCGTGGCGCTGTCGACCGACTTGCAGTTGGGGACGGCAAGGATCGAGTCCACCGATGCAGGGTTCAGCGAAATCATGTTCAACTTGATCAAAAATGCGATCGAAGCGGTGCGGGGAATGCCCGATGGCGAAGTGAGGATTACGACGCGGCTCGGGTCCGGCGACACGCCAACGGATGCCGATTCAAGTCCGCCAACGCCCGATTTCGCTCGGATCGAGGTCGCCGACAACGGGCCGGGAATTGACCGTGAGGTCCAATCGCACTTGTTTGAACCGTTTGTAACAGGAAAAACCGACGGAACGGGGCTTGGGCTTTATTTGGTAGGCCAACGCGTAAAAGAATTATCAGGAAAAATCGCGCACGAAAGCGATTCGACGGGCTCTACGTTTATCGTGCAACTACCCCTTGCGACAACCGAAAATGACCTCGCGATTCCGCAGGCGGATTTGACATGA
- a CDS encoding sigma-54 dependent transcriptional regulator yields the protein MKILVVDDEPAARYAMTKTLRAEGRQVLEADNGETALDLIRTQAPDLVFLDLNMPTHDGMFVLQSLQQDTATMMPEIIVVTANNEVSLAVQCVHLGATDFVTKPYDVQHIRSMAARSQQRVVLQQKVHELENGSESVQFGQLLGTSRPMRTLFTQIEKAAKTSLPVLIRGESGTGKELVARELHARSDRASKPFIAVNTAAIAASLAESELFGHVKGAFTGADHNRDGVFRQADGGTLFLDEIGDMPAAVQTRLLRVLQEGIVQPVGTEQGVKVDVRVISATHQNLEAAIEDKVFRQDLYFRLKGIELFIPPLRSRQEDILLLANRFLPADVTISDEAITALLQHVWPGNVRELQQLVHASAALCEENRVTRCDLGLSLDRGAEDEVPFERYLDLPLTEARTRLVEDFERLAILRALDAESHNVSAAARRLGIHRQSLQQKMKSLEIQ from the coding sequence ATGAAAATTTTGGTCGTGGATGACGAACCGGCGGCTCGCTATGCGATGACCAAGACGCTGCGTGCCGAAGGACGACAAGTGCTGGAAGCCGACAATGGCGAGACCGCGCTTGACCTGATTCGCACGCAGGCCCCCGATCTGGTCTTTTTGGATTTAAACATGCCCACCCACGATGGCATGTTTGTGCTGCAGTCGCTGCAACAAGATACCGCTACGATGATGCCCGAGATCATTGTCGTGACCGCCAACAACGAAGTCAGCTTAGCTGTCCAGTGCGTTCATCTAGGCGCGACCGACTTTGTCACCAAACCGTATGATGTCCAGCACATTCGTTCGATGGCCGCACGTTCGCAGCAACGGGTTGTCTTGCAACAAAAAGTGCATGAATTGGAAAACGGCAGCGAATCAGTGCAGTTCGGCCAACTGCTTGGCACCAGCCGGCCGATGCGAACGCTGTTTACGCAAATCGAAAAGGCAGCCAAAACCTCGCTGCCAGTGTTGATTCGCGGTGAAAGCGGCACAGGGAAAGAGTTGGTCGCTCGAGAACTGCACGCTCGAAGCGATCGAGCGAGCAAGCCATTCATTGCCGTGAACACCGCCGCGATCGCGGCGTCACTTGCTGAAAGCGAACTGTTTGGACACGTCAAAGGCGCGTTTACCGGTGCCGATCACAATCGCGATGGCGTGTTCCGCCAGGCGGACGGCGGCACGTTGTTTTTAGACGAGATTGGCGACATGCCAGCGGCGGTGCAAACGCGGCTGTTGCGAGTGTTGCAGGAGGGGATTGTACAACCGGTTGGCACCGAGCAAGGAGTCAAGGTCGATGTTCGCGTGATCAGTGCGACACATCAAAACCTCGAAGCGGCAATCGAAGACAAAGTGTTTCGCCAAGATTTGTATTTCCGGCTAAAGGGAATCGAATTGTTCATTCCTCCGCTGCGGTCGAGACAGGAAGATATCCTGCTATTAGCGAACCGGTTTCTGCCAGCGGATGTGACAATCTCGGACGAAGCGATCACGGCACTACTGCAACACGTGTGGCCGGGGAATGTGCGTGAACTGCAACAATTGGTGCATGCGTCCGCTGCGTTGTGCGAAGAGAATCGAGTGACGCGATGCGATCTTGGTCTGAGCCTCGATCGCGGAGCCGAGGACGAAGTTCCGTTTGAACGGTACCTGGATCTGCCGTTGACCGAAGCGCGAACCCGGCTGGTCGAAGATTTCGAGCGACTGGCGATCCTGAGGGCGTTGGACGCCGAATCACATAACGTCAGTGCGGCGGCGAGACGTCTGGGGATTCATCGCCAAAGTCTTCAGCAAAAAATGAAATCGTTAGAGATTCAATGA
- a CDS encoding PQQ-binding-like beta-propeller repeat protein, with protein MKRVLLLTLIPLLLVGGCGRKNPVEEISPEKSNVKVVDVAVDETKLLWPAWRGPQRDGVVPDQPLLTQWGEEENVLWRTKVPGRGHSSPIVVADSIYLATAIQDQQKQQVLAFDRATGQPKWTTDVHTGGFPSERAVHHKATHANGTLACDGVRLYTAFLNNDAIIATALDLDGNIVWQREIGKFVSKFGYAPSPVLYKSLVIFAADNMGGGYLAAVDGETGEIAWRVARGNLSSYSSPTVANVGGRDQLLISGCDAVASFDPATGEKRWSTRGTAEATCGTVITSGDRIYASGGYPDKETVCLSADGEKLWSVRTKVYEPSLVINNNRLFAVSDDGVAYCWDADSGDVVWRERLGGNFSASPIVCNDVVYVSNLAGKTFVFKNENDSFKLISTNKLGDDTYASPAVADSQIFLRIGVDKGTKRHEQLVCLGSETP; from the coding sequence ATGAAACGCGTTTTATTGCTGACGCTGATTCCGCTGCTGCTGGTCGGTGGCTGTGGTCGTAAAAATCCGGTCGAGGAAATTTCTCCGGAAAAATCGAACGTCAAAGTCGTCGACGTTGCTGTGGACGAGACGAAACTACTGTGGCCAGCATGGCGTGGGCCGCAGCGTGATGGCGTCGTTCCGGATCAACCGTTGTTGACGCAGTGGGGCGAAGAGGAAAATGTCCTCTGGCGGACCAAGGTGCCGGGGCGCGGGCACAGTTCGCCGATCGTTGTCGCAGATTCGATCTATTTGGCTACCGCAATCCAAGACCAACAAAAACAACAAGTGCTTGCCTTTGATCGTGCGACGGGCCAGCCCAAATGGACTACCGATGTTCACACTGGCGGATTTCCATCGGAACGAGCGGTGCACCACAAAGCGACGCACGCCAACGGCACCTTGGCATGTGACGGCGTCCGGCTCTATACCGCGTTTCTCAATAACGACGCGATCATTGCCACCGCACTGGATCTGGATGGCAACATCGTTTGGCAACGTGAAATTGGCAAGTTTGTTTCCAAGTTTGGTTATGCACCGTCGCCAGTCCTCTACAAGTCGTTGGTGATTTTTGCGGCTGACAATATGGGCGGCGGCTATTTGGCCGCGGTCGATGGCGAAACCGGCGAGATCGCTTGGCGAGTGGCTCGCGGCAATCTCAGCAGCTATTCGAGTCCCACGGTTGCCAACGTCGGCGGCCGTGATCAATTGTTGATCAGCGGCTGTGACGCGGTGGCCAGCTTTGATCCGGCCACCGGCGAAAAACGGTGGAGCACACGCGGCACCGCCGAAGCGACATGCGGTACCGTGATCACATCCGGAGACCGAATCTATGCCAGTGGCGGCTATCCCGATAAAGAAACTGTCTGTCTTTCCGCCGATGGAGAAAAGCTTTGGTCCGTTCGCACCAAAGTCTACGAACCCTCGCTGGTGATCAACAACAATCGTTTGTTCGCCGTCAGCGACGATGGGGTGGCCTATTGTTGGGACGCTGATTCGGGAGACGTGGTGTGGCGAGAACGTTTAGGTGGCAACTTTAGTGCCTCGCCAATCGTTTGTAACGACGTTGTTTACGTTTCCAATTTAGCTGGCAAAACATTTGTCTTCAAAAATGAAAACGACTCTTTCAAATTGATCTCCACCAACAAGCTTGGCGACGATACCTACGCGAGCCCCGCGGTGGCCGATAGCCAAATATTCTTGCGGATCGGAGTCGACAAAGGCACCAAACGTCACGAACAATTGGTGTGCCTAGGATCCGAGACGCCCTAG
- a CDS encoding SHD1 domain-containing protein: MKDVLMILDLRSHAHGMLPVFALFALGFASPLVSAQTLRYQPDPGTKFAYRFEISVDGGSETTHYKGITKYEVESRNKDQIQLTYRGGLSESKSYKNVDRGRRGPFGFRSFPPSIPSPFSRPAFAGKTQTTNQITLSSRGEVIKLVRDSQLPFLLGNVSLIPFEPLPETEEREWQFDSGIAVTQKDRQDRFGPGGFGPGGFGPGGIDPFGRRTDNDTTRSAVEKTSFQLQRQQDDLLVFKKDYELKMPETEDGVAYEMSGSGTWSFDKSVNMPAGIDFKYKLIVKSKNSTTTLPISMKYERLSQQEIDAIEAEAKRVAEERAMAAAKAKAEAEAPLTEAQKADALASLASNDAARQIQTLGELAKKNLSDPDPQIVAAMRPLVDSDDDKLRKAAHSAMLRWDAEYKRIASLKSAYDRSGVVDDTKREVNLLTTLYVGQIVQVNEHGPFWKPATIEEILTDGQVRVELRGGGNRKITVARRKIQLAPEDLPQPNKPAATAAATLATQSRTWSDASGRFKVDAILLRVEGASVVLKRADNREVTVPIVSLSEADKDFLRELQQQRAAVKNPFEP; the protein is encoded by the coding sequence TTGAAGGACGTTTTGATGATTTTGGACCTGCGAAGCCATGCTCATGGCATGCTGCCCGTTTTCGCTTTGTTTGCACTTGGCTTTGCGTCACCGCTGGTCTCGGCCCAAACGCTTCGTTACCAACCCGATCCTGGAACTAAGTTCGCCTATCGTTTCGAGATCAGCGTCGATGGCGGAAGTGAAACGACGCATTACAAAGGGATTACGAAGTACGAGGTCGAAAGCCGGAACAAGGACCAAATTCAACTGACCTATCGGGGCGGATTGTCAGAATCGAAAAGCTACAAGAACGTTGATCGCGGCAGACGAGGTCCGTTTGGTTTCCGGTCGTTCCCGCCGTCGATTCCCAGTCCCTTTTCGCGACCCGCCTTTGCCGGCAAAACGCAAACGACCAACCAGATCACGCTGTCATCGCGAGGCGAAGTGATCAAATTGGTTCGCGATTCTCAGTTGCCCTTCCTGTTAGGCAATGTCTCGCTGATCCCCTTTGAACCGCTGCCGGAGACAGAGGAAAGGGAATGGCAGTTCGACTCGGGGATCGCGGTGACACAAAAGGATCGTCAAGATCGGTTCGGGCCTGGTGGTTTTGGCCCCGGTGGTTTCGGTCCAGGCGGCATCGATCCATTTGGCCGCAGGACCGACAATGACACCACACGCTCGGCGGTTGAAAAGACAAGCTTCCAGCTTCAACGGCAACAAGACGACTTGCTGGTCTTCAAAAAGGACTACGAGTTGAAGATGCCGGAAACCGAAGATGGTGTCGCCTATGAAATGTCCGGCTCGGGAACTTGGTCGTTCGATAAATCGGTCAACATGCCGGCGGGAATCGATTTCAAATACAAGCTGATCGTCAAAAGCAAAAATTCAACCACGACGTTGCCGATCTCGATGAAGTACGAGCGGCTATCGCAGCAGGAAATCGATGCGATCGAAGCCGAGGCAAAAAGAGTGGCCGAAGAACGCGCGATGGCGGCCGCCAAAGCCAAGGCCGAAGCCGAAGCTCCGCTGACCGAAGCACAAAAAGCGGATGCACTCGCGTCGCTGGCGTCCAACGACGCGGCACGTCAAATCCAAACGCTCGGTGAACTGGCCAAAAAGAATTTGTCCGATCCCGATCCGCAGATCGTCGCGGCGATGAGGCCGTTGGTCGATAGCGACGATGACAAGCTACGCAAAGCGGCCCATTCCGCGATGTTGCGTTGGGATGCCGAGTACAAGCGAATCGCAAGCCTGAAATCGGCCTACGATCGAAGCGGCGTGGTGGATGATACCAAACGCGAAGTCAATTTGTTGACGACGCTGTACGTGGGGCAAATCGTGCAAGTCAACGAGCATGGCCCATTCTGGAAACCTGCAACCATCGAAGAAATCCTGACGGACGGCCAAGTCCGTGTTGAACTTCGCGGTGGTGGCAATCGCAAGATCACGGTGGCTCGTCGCAAAATTCAACTGGCCCCGGAGGATCTTCCGCAGCCCAATAAGCCTGCGGCCACCGCGGCGGCAACACTGGCCACACAATCACGCACGTGGTCGGATGCAAGCGGCCGATTCAAGGTCGATGCGATCTTGCTTCGTGTCGAAGGGGCAAGCGTGGTCCTAAAACGCGCGGACAACCGCGAAGTCACCGTGCCGATCGTCAGCTTAAGCGAAGCGGACAAGGATTTCCTTCGCGAGCTGCAGCAACAGCGCGCCGCAGTCAAAAACCCGTTCGAACCCTAA
- a CDS encoding PspA/IM30 family protein, whose protein sequence is MNWLSQFSLVMRSSVTSLKEKIEDPERMLHQLVIDMEEELDRIRASVAEAVADEIQMRRRAERERADVDVWMQRASTAMKRGDESAAKSALAQKMAAAERADRYSGDHERQRTEVEKLQKSVRDLEDKIRQAKQKKTLLAARMARASSAQKINATLDRSHRQSAFAQFNRFEEKVDREEAMSEAWERMDGKDPNADELQRQFERQEREERVAAELEALKHQVSAEKP, encoded by the coding sequence ATGAACTGGTTAAGTCAATTTAGTTTGGTCATGCGTTCGAGCGTCACGTCACTGAAAGAAAAAATCGAAGATCCCGAGCGGATGTTGCATCAGTTGGTGATCGACATGGAAGAGGAGCTCGACCGCATTCGCGCGAGCGTTGCCGAGGCGGTGGCCGATGAAATCCAAATGCGACGACGCGCCGAACGAGAGCGTGCGGATGTCGATGTCTGGATGCAGCGTGCCAGCACCGCGATGAAACGAGGCGACGAGTCGGCTGCGAAATCGGCCCTCGCGCAGAAGATGGCGGCGGCCGAACGTGCAGATCGCTACAGCGGCGACCACGAGCGGCAGCGGACCGAAGTCGAAAAATTGCAAAAGAGTGTCCGCGATTTGGAAGACAAAATCCGCCAAGCCAAACAGAAGAAAACTCTGTTGGCCGCGCGGATGGCACGAGCCTCGTCGGCGCAAAAGATCAACGCGACGCTCGATCGATCGCACCGCCAATCCGCATTCGCTCAATTCAATCGATTCGAAGAAAAAGTGGACCGCGAAGAAGCGATGAGCGAAGCGTGGGAGCGAATGGATGGCAAGGATCCTAATGCCGACGAATTGCAACGACAATTTGAGCGACAAGAACGCGAAGAACGAGTCGCCGCTGAATTGGAAGCGCTGAAACACCAAGTTTCCGCCGAAAAACCATGA
- a CDS encoding cyclic nucleotide-binding domain-containing protein, with the protein MNEHQAKMLRQMAVFGGLKNESLDLILGESHRLVLAAGDYFFHEGDPGESLYVIEAGTVVIQRNWKHEPIMLGRLASGDCFGEMSLIDFQPRSAAAQAECNCETIEIPRTVLQSLYRMDVEQYAMIMMNLGREVSRRLRIADDCLFQLQQDHGVETPFAGTV; encoded by the coding sequence ATGAATGAACATCAAGCAAAAATGCTTCGCCAGATGGCCGTGTTTGGAGGATTGAAAAATGAGTCGTTGGATTTGATTCTGGGCGAATCTCATCGATTGGTGTTGGCAGCAGGCGACTATTTCTTTCACGAAGGCGATCCAGGTGAATCACTGTACGTGATCGAAGCCGGCACCGTTGTGATCCAGCGAAATTGGAAACACGAACCGATCATGCTGGGGCGACTCGCGAGCGGCGATTGCTTTGGTGAAATGTCGTTAATCGATTTTCAGCCACGGTCCGCTGCGGCGCAAGCGGAATGCAATTGCGAAACGATTGAGATCCCACGCACCGTGCTGCAATCGCTGTATCGAATGGACGTTGAACAATATGCAATGATCATGATGAACCTGGGACGCGAAGTCAGCCGGCGGTTGCGAATCGCCGACGACTGCCTGTTTCAATTACAGCAGGATCATGGCGTCGAAACCCCGTTTGCCGGCACGGTTTGA
- the tnpA gene encoding IS200/IS605 family transposase — MGSYTQLTYHIVYATKYRTRSIVTEIRERLYEYIGGTLRSKNGRLVQIGGVADHVHLLAQLSPSLAVSGVIRDVKANSSRWMNEQPEVKRTFEWQKGYGAFTVSYSRIPKVRAYIHNQEEHHRKITFQEEYVDFLKRHDIQFRTEHLFEDEHHG, encoded by the coding sequence ATGGGCAGTTACACGCAGTTGACGTATCACATTGTCTACGCGACCAAGTACCGTACCCGCTCGATCGTCACAGAGATTCGAGAGCGACTGTACGAGTACATTGGTGGCACGCTCCGCAGTAAAAATGGACGTTTAGTCCAAATCGGTGGCGTTGCTGACCATGTTCATCTTCTCGCCCAACTTTCGCCATCGTTGGCTGTATCCGGCGTGATTCGCGACGTCAAAGCCAATTCGTCGCGTTGGATGAATGAGCAGCCCGAAGTTAAACGCACTTTTGAATGGCAGAAGGGTTATGGAGCCTTCACGGTTAGCTATTCACGTATTCCGAAGGTGCGAGCCTATATTCATAACCAAGAAGAGCATCACCGGAAAATCACGTTTCAAGAAGAATACGTCGACTTTTTGAAACGGCACGATATTCAGTTTCGAACGGAGCATTTGTTCGAGGATGAGCATCATGGTTAA
- a CDS encoding PQQ-binding-like beta-propeller repeat protein → MIIASRTLVILSACIAISCSCVNARGDDAWPAFRGPDGDGVVRSGAELPLQWSSDKNIDWRTELPGKGWSSPVCDDGRIYVTTAIPSESGKPSEAAAKEFSLSLLAIDAATGKLLKTIPVMSQTKDRSPKIHSKNSHASPTPIIDGDRIFVHFGYQGTACVSKQGEVLWTNRDLYFSPQHGNGGSPILVNNKLIFTCDGDKDPKIVALDADTGELAWQTLRLIFAIRTFSFATPTLIEVDGQKQVIAPGSDCVFALNPNTGEVIWDVRYDGYSVIPKPIFHRGLVFVSTSYDSSKLLAIRPTGTGIVTDTHIQWRSNKSVSKTPSMVAADGLIYWVSDDGIAMCAEADTGEIVYRKRIGGNFSASLLMSGDRIYFTSEEGVTTVVRAGREFEVLATNPIEERTLASLGVFEDSVLLRTADALYRISQ, encoded by the coding sequence ATGATCATCGCATCACGTACCCTGGTCATTTTGTCTGCTTGCATTGCGATTTCGTGTTCTTGCGTCAACGCCCGTGGCGACGATGCATGGCCGGCGTTTCGTGGGCCAGACGGCGACGGGGTGGTGCGATCCGGCGCCGAGTTGCCGCTGCAGTGGTCGTCGGATAAGAACATTGATTGGCGTACCGAATTACCAGGCAAAGGTTGGTCCAGCCCCGTTTGTGATGACGGACGCATTTATGTCACCACGGCGATCCCCAGTGAATCCGGCAAACCATCCGAAGCAGCGGCGAAGGAGTTTTCGCTTTCGCTGTTGGCGATCGACGCCGCCACCGGCAAGTTGTTGAAGACGATTCCGGTGATGTCACAAACCAAAGATCGATCCCCCAAGATTCATTCCAAGAACAGTCATGCCAGCCCCACGCCGATCATCGACGGCGACCGGATCTTCGTTCACTTTGGTTACCAAGGCACCGCCTGCGTGAGCAAGCAGGGCGAGGTTTTGTGGACCAATCGTGATCTGTACTTCAGTCCTCAGCATGGCAATGGCGGATCACCCATCTTGGTCAATAACAAATTGATCTTTACCTGTGACGGTGACAAAGACCCCAAGATTGTTGCGCTGGATGCCGACACCGGTGAACTTGCATGGCAGACACTGCGATTGATCTTTGCGATTCGTACCTTTTCATTTGCAACCCCGACGTTGATCGAAGTCGATGGCCAAAAACAAGTGATCGCGCCTGGCAGCGATTGTGTTTTTGCCTTGAACCCCAACACGGGCGAAGTGATTTGGGACGTTCGCTACGATGGCTATTCGGTGATCCCAAAACCCATCTTTCATCGCGGACTTGTCTTTGTTTCGACCAGCTATGACAGCAGCAAATTGTTGGCGATTCGTCCGACCGGCACAGGAATCGTTACCGATACGCATATCCAGTGGCGTTCGAACAAGAGTGTTTCAAAGACACCCTCGATGGTTGCCGCTGACGGATTGATCTATTGGGTCAGCGACGATGGGATCGCGATGTGCGCCGAAGCCGACACGGGCGAGATTGTTTATCGCAAACGAATCGGTGGCAATTTTTCCGCGTCGTTGTTGATGTCCGGCGACCGCATTTATTTCACCAGCGAAGAAGGTGTCACCACGGTCGTCCGCGCCGGTCGCGAGTTCGAGGTGCTAGCGACCAATCCAATCGAAGAACGCACGCTGGCATCATTGGGCGTTTTTGAAGATTCGGTTTTACTTCGCACGGCAGACGCACTTTACCGAATCTCGCAGTAA